Within the Sulfurospirillum barnesii SES-3 genome, the region ATCACCAAAAGTCCATCTTCAGAGGCAACATCACGCCAGCGAACCAAATAAAACTCCAGAGTGAACTCAAAAAAGTGATCGATAAAGAGATTGATTTTGTGACGATCATCAAGATGCTAACTTCTGGAAGTTTCAACGAAGAAACACTCGGCAACCCAAAAAAGGAGAGCGAAGGAATTTTCATCTAATTTTTCCAACCACAGTTTAGTTTTTTTTAGGTGAAAAGTTGCTAGAATAGGGCGTTAAATCGCCTTTTTGATCTTTAACAATTCATTGTTAATTTTAATTGGAAAAAATGACACGAAGGGTTATTTTGTGGGATAGTGCTTTTTAGGAAGTGCCATAATTTAGCTCTCGAACCGACACAAGATTTGTATTTAAACCTAATCCACAAAGGGAATGTTTGCTGTTGCCATTCCTCTCGAACCGACACAAGATTTGTATTTAAACAAGCGTGTATGATAATTGGAAAACTGGCAAGGTAACTCGAACCGACACAAGATTTGTATTTAAACAATAGGCGAGGACGATTTGAAAAATGGTCGTATGGCTCGAACCGACACAAGATTTGTATTTAAACCTAGGGCTTGATTTGGTTTTTGAGGCAACGGATAAGCTCGAACCGACACAAGATTTGTATTTAAACTGTTTTACACCGTTTCTTAAATGTTTTAACGCACTTCTCGAACCGACACAAGATTTGTATTTAAACTTCTTACATCTCCTCAAACATTATACAACCGCTAACTCGAACCGACACAAGATTTGTATTTAAACCCCTCCATGCTTTTGCTAGACCAACATCGGCAAGAGCTCGAACCGACACAAGATTTGTATTTAAACAGATAATGATTGGGCTGTTGAAGAAGAAAAAAGACCTCTCGAACCGACACAAGATTTGTATTTAAACAGGTTGCTAACATCGGACGTAAACATGTATAAAAATCTCGAACCGACACAAGATTTGTATTTAAACATTTAATAATCAATCTTTTCTGTTCTAAGCTTAACTCGAACCGACACAAGATTTGTATTTAAACTGAATACAGTCCTTTTAAAAATGTAGTGCGCTTTGCTCGAACCGACACAAGATTTGTATTTAAACTGGTATTCGCCATCCGCACCATTGAGGATTACATCAACTCGAACCGACACAAGATTTGTATTTAAACAATTAGACTAGAGGCAGAGGCGCAATTTGCAACCGCCTCGAACCGACACAAGATTTGTATTTAAACATACGTTCGACAGCACAAAGATGGAGCACTTAGCAGTCTCGAACCGACACAAGATTTGTATTTAAACTTTGGAATTTCGTTGGATAGCTTAGTTCCACTTGCTCGAACCGACACAAGATTTGTATTTAAACATATATCCAAAATCTCCAACTTCCACTGGTAAATTTCTCGAACCGACACAAGATTTGTATTTAAACAATAACGCAACCCTAATCCCAAACACTTTAGTAACTCGAACCGACACAAGATTTGTATTTAAACGGGCTTCCACCAATGTAAAAGCCACCGACCGCCAACCTCGAACCGACACAAGATTTGTATTTAAACAATACAAAGACGGAAGCACAAAAATAGCAATTAGCTCGAACCGACACAAGATTTGTATTTAAACACGGTCTCGCCGTTGTAGAACTTAGATAAGGAGAACTCGAACCGACACAAGATTTGTATTTAAACTTGATGAGGCGCACCTTGTAAATAATAAAGCAGAAACTCGAACCGACACAAGATTTGTATTTAAACTTACTGGTTGTGTTCTGATCCCTGCAAAAAACTTTCCTCGAACCGACACAAGATTTGTATTTAAACAGATTTTGATAAACAAGATATAAAGTGTGTAACAACTCGAACCGACACAAGATTTGTATTTAAACAAAAATCGCTGAGGAACTTTTCATTTTTGGAACCAACTCGAACCGACACAAGATTTGTATTTAAACTTCATATCGTCTTCCACGTCTGGGTCATAAAGACAACTCGAACCGACACAAGATTTGTATTTAAACCCTAACATACCCAACTTTACAGCTAAATTGATTGCTACTCGAACCGACACAAGATTTGTATTTAAACGAACGAACTCCATCAAGTTTTGAATTTGTAGCATTCTCGAACCGACACAAGATTTGTATTTAAACCCTTACGCTGCTATTTTCCCTTTTGCTTTCAACTCTCTCGAACCGACACAAGATTTGTATTTAAACAAGACATTACGGGGAGTACAGAAGCTAATAAGATTTCTCGAACCGACACAAGATTTGTATTTAAACCACTTAACTACAACGTCAATGCGTTGACTATAAGCTCGAACCGACACAAGATTTGTATTTAAACATAGAAAACCCCTATATTTTTGAGAAAATTCAATAGCTCGAACCGACACAAGATTTGTATTTAAACCCTAATCCATTCTTGAGTAAAAAGATTAAAGACCTCTCGAACCGACACAAGATTTGTATTTAAACATTATTAGCAGTGTTGCAACGTTGCTTGACACTGTCTCGAACCGACACAAGATTTGTATTTAAACTCGAGTACGGCTCGCTCACCATCACTGAGGCGTGGTTCTCGAACCGACACAAGATTTGTATTTAAACTGGCAAGGAGAAGCTCTCTCTTATACCGTGCAATACCTCGAACCGACACAAGATTTGTATTTAAACCGTGCAATGTCTCAGTATGTCTTAGCCTATGATGTTCTCGAACCGACACAAGATTTGTATTTAAACGTTGGTAAATACGCTTGGTTATGTAAATAAGTGATGCTCGAACCGACACAAGATTTGTATTTAAACAATCCTCTAAACTTTATTCTTGCTGGGTATGCTTCTCGAACCGACACAAGATTTGTATTTAAACTCAAGAAGACCTAGGTTAAGAAGCTGGAGTCTTGCCTCGAACCGACACAAGATTTGTATTTAAACCACTAACGGTTGCCTCTTCTTCAACTGCTTCAGAAACTCGAACCGACACAAGATTTGTATTTAAACAGAGAAGCACCTTTTAAATATAAGTTTTCCCACTCGCTCGAACCGACACAAGATTTGTATTTAAACGTACCTATATCTTTTGAGAGTGAGTTAGACGTAGCTCGAACCGACACAAAAATACGTGACGATAAAGCCTGAAACGAGTAAACAAGTGATAGATAAAATAATAAGTAGTGTGATTTTGCCCGACAAAGTGGCTGAAAGTTCGATATAATGGGTGTTTGAAATGGTTGCGGGAGTCGGACTTGAACCAACGACCTTCGGGTTATGAGAAGTTGAACCTCGTACACATTTTTTAAACCTTAAACACTTACCGCTTACATTTAATGGAACTTCGTTTTTTACCTTGCCCGATACCACTTTTCTTAAACACCTCACTCACTTGATTTTGTAAATATAATAAGAGTATAATAACCATACCTAAAATAAAAAGGTCTTTGATGTTTGAATACGATGAAGCAAAGAGTCAAGCCAACAAAGAAAAACATGGAATTGACTTTGAAGAAGCTCAAGCTCTTTGGGATAATGAATACTTGGTTTTTAAACAAGTTGAAATAAACAATGAAGAGCGTTTTTTACTGGTAGGTCATATTGGTGAACTTTGTTATGTGGCTGTCTTTACTATGCGTGAAGACAATATTCGCATTATCAGCGTGAGACGATGTCGAAAAAATGAAAAGGAGATAGTATGAAAAAAATATCAGCAGAAGAATTTGATAGAAAATTTGATAATGGTGAAGATATACTCCCTTATATTGATTTATCTTCTAAAATGACTAAAAGTGAATTTGAAAAAAAGTTATTGTCAATCAAAAAAGTAAATGTAGATTTGCCATCATGGGCGATTGCTTCTTTAGACAAAGAGGCTAAACGTATGGGTGTCACACGTCAGTCTATCATTAAAATGTGGCTCATTCAAAAGCTTGATGATTTAAACCTTAGTCGTAAATCTTTAAAACAAGTGGGATAAACTCCCACTTTATACTACTTGTTCTAAAATCTTTTATCTATAAAAACTATTACTTGATACTGTACTTGGTATGATTTCTTCTTCTTCAACTTCTTGAATTGGTTCATTTTTTTTAGGTGTTTCTTTTGGCATAAGAACTATCGTTTCATTTTCTCTTATTGGTTCTTTTATTTCATTTTTTTTATTTTCAATTAGCACACTGGGTTTAGTGTATTGTATATTGACATTTTTTATTATGGGTTTTTGTCTTTCATCTATGATAGGTTTTTGTAGTTTTGATTGTTGGGTTTCGTGTAGTTTTGATTGTTGGGTTTCGTGTAGTTTTGATTGTTGGGTTTCGTGTAGTTTTGATTGTTGGGTTTCGTGTAGTTTTGATTGTTGGGTTTCGTGTAGTTTTTCTTTTAAATTGATTAGATTTGTTAGCCCAAAATATCCTATAAATGCAAGAAGAGTTAACCATAAAAAATGTGAAGATGTTTTATTTTTTTTATTGTTTGTTGTAAAACTTCCATGTACCTTTTCGTTATATTTTTCTCTTCTATACGTTTCAAGTAATTTTAGTGTTTTATCATCGAACATTGTTTCACTTTAGTGCTTTATATTCGAATGAATTTATATGGTAGTAGGGTTTTTGGTCGTAGGTTTTATATCGTGATTGAAGCATTGTAAAGGTTTGCCCTGAGCTTAATTTTAAATTTCGAATTGTTTTACTATTTCCATCCAATGATGCACTTGCATATGTCACAAGAACTGTATCGGTTGATAAGTTTGTAATGATAATTTCTGCATTCATACCTCCTTTATAAAGATACATACATACTTTTTCATCAGGAAGTTCGCAGGGTGGAATTGCATACATACTTGTGAGTAATCCAACAAGGATAAGTAGTTTCTTCATCTTAAGCACCTTTTGTTTTTTTTATTTTAATTTTTTTCTCATAACTCTAGCCTTAATTTCAGCCATATACATTTCTTTTTCTTCTTCTGTTAGTTGCCTGTAATAGGTGTTTATATTTTCTTCTTCATTTATATCTTGTATCTCATCCTTTAATCCTAAATTGATTAATTTTATTAGTTCGGGTTTTGTTTTTTCCCAATTGTAAAGAGTAGCAACAGAAACATCTAATCTAACTGCCAATTCTTTTTTATTCATTGATATTCCAATAATTATATTTTTTTTAACAATTATTCTAAATTTTATAAAACTTTAATATTTAGAGTGGTATTCTAACATTTAGAATTATTCTAGTAATTAGAATTTTTTCTAGTTTTAATTATAGCATTTTTATTTTTTTAATAAAAAATAGTTCGAAAATCTCGTTATTTGAAAATTTCTCTTTTCAAATACCAAGGTTTTCTAAACATAAAGGTGATGGCGTGTTTCATCACAGTTTTTGATTCCTTCTCACGGAGTTTGTTAAGCACCTGCTCCGTGTTGTGTTAAATGGTGCTTACAAAAACTACTTAAAGGTGCTTATCATGCAAGACAAAATCTACCCTCACTACATTCAACAAGCGTATCAAGCCAAAGTGCTTCTTCGCAAAATTCAGATTCACTCTGTTGGTACTCGTTACCCTTTTAAAGACCAATTGGTCATTACTACTCAAAACATTGAGCGAAATCCAAATAATCCCATTTTTTCCATTACGCATCTTATTGATGTTGTCGTGAAGTGTGAAAATAGAATTGAAGCTGTGAAGCTTAATAATGCCCTTAAAGAGTATTTGGCAAAAGATAAAATGCTTCCTTTGGACATTGGCGTTTTTCAAAAGCCTTTTACTAAAGAGAATCAACAAGCTCAAAAGTATTATGCTTTTTCAAATTCTTCCGCTAAAGAGCTTTTAGAGCTTCTTCTAAAATATCAAGACGATAAAACATTACATTATGTTGTAGGTTCTAGTCCTGTTGAGAGTAACTATCTTTTCAATGGCTTCGACTTAACCTATACGCTGACAAACTACACCATGAATGGCTCTTTCTTTACGCTAGAGCAGATGAAAGAAATCAATAAAAACGCCACCTCTCCATCCTATAAATTAAAACTTTTAACCACGTCATTTTGTGAATTAGACGAAGATACCTCTGTGGATGAGTCCGTCAATTTTGAGATAAGCGGTGAGAGTGAAAGTGAGGTTGGCACTCTTGCTGAGAAGATTATTCAACTTCAAAACAATGGAATTGCTTTTACATGTAAAGGACGTTTTCCACGTGCTCAAAAAGACTATTTTACTGTGCCTCTTTCAAAAAGTGCGGGTGAACTCATAAAAGAGATAAGTGCTCTTTTAGATTCTAAAAAACCACAACAACCAACACCTAAAGTTTCCTAACTTTCTTCAAATCCCTTTTACATGTAAAGGGATTGAAAGAGGGTTTAAATACTCTACTACAAAAAAAAGGAGTTTCTATGAAACTTATTAAGTCTCTCGGAATTACGGCTTTAGTGGCTGTTGGTGCTTTTGCGGCTGATGAACCGTGGTATACAGATTTAACCACACAACTTACCTCCATTAAAGGGATGGTTATTACGGTTATCAGTGCGGTTATCGCTATTTCCCTTGCTCCTCTTGGCTGGGCGTATGTTAAACGTGTCATTAACAGAGGTTAAGTTGCATGATTACTCAAATTGATTTAACCGCTTTTGCATTGGTAGCAGGTTCTCTTTTGACGATAAAGCTATCGGTCTTTAGTTCGTTTTTCATTTTGAGAATGGCTTCAAAGAGGAGATGAATTTCTCCTCTATTTTTAAAGGTGCTGATATGAAAAAACTACTCTTTGCTTCTCTTTTCTGTGTTAACTTTCTCTTTGCGGATTATTTGTTTCAACCCTCAAATCTGTGCATTAAAGAGTATTGGTATAAAGATGGCAATTTCTATTTTATCCGCTCCGACACTGGCGCTGTTGCTTCTACGTTCACTACAAATCTTGGTGATGATGTTTATGGCGGTTATGACTACAACACAACCACAGGCGAATGCACTCCCAAATCTTCCAATAATGATTTAGGTCTTAGCAGTGAGGATTTTGAATATTTAAATGCTCTCATTGGTCTTTTAATCGCAATTTTGATGTTATGGAGTTTATTTGCATGATAGTTGATATTATCCATTTTGGTATGACGGCTTCCGCTCCTGCCAATTACGTTTTAGATATTGTCTTTACGGTTTTGGTGAAAGGTATCTTGCCTTTTTACCTCGTCAAGCTAGTTATCGTAAAGTATTTTAAATGAAAAAGCTACTTTTTCTTTTCATGCTCTGCATTCAAGCATTTAGCATTGAACTTGCACCTACGAATTTTGGACTTCGTGACTTAACAATTCAAATCTCTCAAGAGTGCAATAAAAACATTTTAGTCTCTCAAGATATAAAAAACATGAGTGTGGATTATTTCTTGATTGAGGATGTAAGTCCTGAGGTTCTTTTTGAAACGTATAAGCGTGTGATTGAGTCAAAAGGGCTTTTTTTAAATGACTACGGCTCTTTTTATGTTGTCGATGAAAAAGCGCATGTTGTTCCAAAAGAGCAAGATAATTCTAATATAGAACTTACCATAAAAGTGATAGAAATCAATAACGAAAAATTGAATCAAAAGGGCTTAGACCCTACGTTTTTATCAAATTTAAATATCAATGTCTCCTCTGTTGATTTGAAAAACTTTACCGTTGATAAACTTTTTAGCGCACAATTTAAAGACGTTTTAAATGCTCTTGAAACACAAGACTACATTAAAATAGTATCTGAACCTTACGTGATAGTTTCCAATAATGGTAAAACAACCATGAATGTGGGCGATAGTGTCAGCGTTAAAACGTCCTCGTATGATTCTAGTACATCCACATCCGTGCGAAACACCTACACGCAAAAAGATTTAGGCTTAACCGTTTCCATCAATCCACGCATTTTAGATAATGGGCTGATTGCTCTAAATGTTGTTTTGACACAAGAAACACTTAAAAAATTAGACAGTGACGGTCTTATTCAAACCTCTAAAAAATCTATTAACAGTGCGTTTAATTTAAAAGATGGCGGTTCTATAAGTCTAGGCGGTTTGACTTCTGCGCAAGATATAAAAGACATCAATAAAATCCCTGTACTCGGTGACATTCCCTTGCTTGAATACCTTTTTAAATACGAGAGCTTGAACACAAAAAGAAGTACATTGACGTTTTTTATACAGGTGAGGGTGCTTAAATGAAAAGAATAGTTTTAGCATTGATGCTTTTGAATACTTTTTTATTTTCAGATTTTTTTAAAACTTATAGTGTGGGTGGTATTACTTATTATCAATATTCCACTACTGTTAGTACTAATAATTATGTTGAAGATAGAAGTTCTTTTCCTTGTGGAGCTACAACAGGCGTTTTAACATATGCTAGTAGCAATTCTGATGGTACTAATAATTATATGAAACCTACTAAAATATGGGTAGATTATGAAGCGTACAATCGCAATAAATGTGAATATGATGTGGTGCGAATTTTTACTAAAACTTCTCCTTGTCCAAGCGGTGATATTGATTCTTCAGGTAATTGTTTAGAATGCGCACAAAATGAGGAAGTTGTTAATGGTAAATGTGTTCAAAAACCTTTAGATGACCCTTGTGATCCTTATTTGCGTAAATATAAAGGTGACACGGGTGTTTGTATCGACTGTTCGCATTCCGATAATGCTTCTACAGTTGCTTCTTGTGTTTGTGATGCTTTAGGTTCTTCTTATACGGGTGGTAGAGTTGACCCTTACGAGACTGTAAACAACAATGGCTACTCTTTTACTAAAACCACGACTAAATGCGACAATGGTATTTCTTTCCCTGTTTTTACAAATATGCAACCTTTACCATCTAATCCAACCGACCCAACAACGCCAACCGACCCAACGCCAACCGACCCAACAACACCCACAAATCCTACGACTCCAACCGACCCAACAACGCCCACTGACCCAACGAATCCGACCACTCCAACTGACCCAACAACGCCAACTGACCCAACAAATCCTACAACTCCAACCGAAAAGGATTTAAAAACGTCTGTGGATTCTGTAAAAGCTTCTGTTGACATAGTTAAAGCTTCGGTAGATACGGTAAAAACCTCTGTGGACTCTGTAAAAACTACCCTAGATAAATCCAATACAAAATTAGATACCGTTGTTTCAAAATTAACCGATTCTAACGCTTTATCTAAAGATATGAAAGATATTCAATCTGATACAAAAACGCTCTTAGCCAAAGAATTTGAACAAACAACTTTATTTAGAGAGCATTTAGACGCTCGTTTGAAAAACCTTATTGACGTCTCTTTGGCAAACGGTTCAAGTCTTAATGATATTTCTTCCCATACCGCAAGTACAACCAATGCGGTTAACGCACAAGGTAAATCTATTACCGATAAACTCGGTGAGATTCTTGATGCTGTTGGTGATTTAAATGGTACGGATATGAGTGCGACCAATGAGCTTTTAGAAAAAATACAAGGTGAAGGTAATACGACAAATTCGAAATTAGGCACACTTCATGATGATTTAAATACTACTAATACTCTTTTGAGTGATATAAAAGGGTTTTTTGATGATAACAAAACCATCAAAGCGCCTGATGCAAACGAATCTTCTTTTGTTCTTTCTGACCTTTTACCTGAGAATACGTGGTTTGAAACTAATAAATTAACTCCAAAAATGAATAATTATAGCGGTGCGTGTTACTGCGAAACGGCTCAGTTTCAAATCGCTGGTAAGACATTCGTTTTCCCTCCGCCTGAACTCTTAGCCATGATTCCTTTTAACGTGATTTCAGGTCTTTTGATGGCTTTTGTCTATCTTATTGGTTTAAAAGAATTTTTAAAGGATTAAAATATGCCCGTTTTTCTTACTGGATTTTTTATCGCAATTACAGAATTTTTACTTAAACTCTTTGGTAAAAATGGTGCAAAAATTGCTTTTTTTACAGTCTATACAACCCTACTTGTAACGGTTATGAATGGAGTTTCACAGTTCGCGTTTAATCATTTTGATACTAATGATTTTATGACTCCCACCATCTGTTGGTTTTTTACGCAACTTGGTGCATTTAATATTTTAGGTGCCTATATTTCTTTTATCTCTGCCAATTGGTTAAAAAGAAAAATGGTGCATTTTTGGACGTATGGTAACTAGTCATGATTAGGGTGCTTATAGGTGGTCAAGGTAGCGGTAAAAGTCTTACTTCTATCCATTTTTTGTTTGAACTTGTCGATTCAACGATTTACGGTATTGATAATAATGGTAAAGAGTTCTCAAAAACGGTTTCTGTTCCACGCCATACGCTTTATAAAAGGCTTATTTCTAACGTAGGTGGTTTTAAACCTGCACTTTTTAAAGAGCTAAGCGGTAATGCGGATATAGAAATCATCCACGAGGACCGCTATTGGCATAAAGATGATTTACTTGTTATTTTTGACAAACAGATGAAAGAGCGTGAGAAGCCTGAGAGTGAACGCACCCCAACTCTTTTTATTTATGATGAGTGTCAATTTGGACTTTCTACCTTTTCAACCGCTCAAGCAAATTTAGAGGCGTGTGAGTTTATTTCAAACTTTTTTTCTCTCCAGCGACACTTCGGTCCGTGTGATTGTCTTTTAATGACTCAAAGCGTTGATAAAATTCATTCTAAATATTTAGGCATTGATTTTGAGCTTTACATCGCCCCTGAATACTCGCTGAAAGCTGACCCTGCCAATGATATTGTTTTTGACCTTTACGATTCTGAGGGTAAAAATATTATCACGGGTGGTCGTGATAAAATCAAATACAAAAAGCAAAAAACCATCAAAGATAAAAGTGGTCAAGAGTTCAATCCTTTCATGCTCTACGTTAGCGGAGATGGGGGACGTACTCCTGAGGTTAAAAAGTCGTATTGGAAGAAATACGTTTACATCACTTTTGGTTTGATTGCTTTTGCTCTTTTGGGTTTTGTGTATACGTTTTATACGCTTTTTCAAGATATTAATAAGCCCTCATCAACGTCCGTACAACCTACGAATGAGCAAAATAGAACGGTAGAGTATGACTACTCCGCTCCGCCTCTTAATGCCGTTAAAGGCGCACGTGGCAATCTGCAAAGTTATGATGAGAATTCTACCTATAACCAATATGTAAAAGAGCCGTACCAAAACATCGAATCTCAAAACCTTTACCGTGTTTTCGTGATGGATAATGTCTATTTTATCGGCACACAGATTTTAAGTCTTGATGAGTTTAAAAAAATGATAGACAAACAGGTCTTTTTCGTAGTCTCCACACAACCTGTCTCTAAACGCTCCTTTTACGTCAATCTGCTTATTCACCAGTCCGTTATTAATAGCTTTGGACTTTCACGGGATTTTGACACGTCAGATGGCAAGAACAGGGCAAAAGGCACGGTCACTAAAACACAAAATTAGGATGAATTATGCAAATCAATATATCACTTCAACTTACACTTCAAGAATATGATTGGCTTTGTTATGTCATGCAACACTATGACACAGATAATCCTGATGTCATTATTCCGCTTTTTATTTATAAAGAATATTTACATGTAAAAAGCATCGCAGATAAAAGCGAACGAGAATTAAGCATTAATTCTCAGTGTGAGCGTGTTTAAAGTACGCTTGGCGTCACTCCTCCTCGGTGGGTCGTCAAGATGGATGAGAACGTAAGGTGCTGTAAGGGCTTAGAGTGATTTTGAGACTCCACCCTAAACAGCTAAAAGAAAATTGTAGTTGACGTTTGAGCGTGAGCGAGGAGGAGCCACTGCACCACACGAGCGAAGCTCTCTTGTCAACTTAACAAAAGTTTCCGAACATTTTTTAAAAAAGGTGCTTATATGAAATACGGTCTCAATTCTTTTGATGTTGAAAACACTCAAAAGAAAATTGACAAACAAAAAGATTATCAAGATAATGCAACATTTACCACTTCAAACGGTACGGTTAAAACACTCAGTGACGTTTCCATGAGTGCGAATATATCGGAACGATATTATGCGCAACTTGTGAATAAGGTCAATACATTACAACAAGCGATGACAAATCTTGATTTAACGCCTATTTTTCTTACTATTACTCTTGATGGTTGGTTTCATTCTCTTTTTTATGGTGATTATTCAGATTTTAGCGATGGTCTACTTTCTAAACTCCCTGAAAATGATAAATATGGCTATCTACGCACAAAAGCAATGAATCAAGAGACATTTGAAGTGCATGATTTATACATGGTGTTAAGATGGCAATGGGATAAGTTTACAAGTACACGCACATTTAAAAACATGCGTAAAGATTCAAAAATAGGCTATCTTTTTGCCACAGAACCCCATGAGAGCGGTGTGCCTCATGCACATGTTCTTCTTTACGTTCCTGCTTCGTATATTTTTAAGCTCAAAGAAGAATTTATAAAAATTTTTGATGCTCCTATGAATATCACGCAAGATAAAAAACGCCTTTCCCCTGAACAAATTAAAAACGGAGAACTTAACGGTTTTCAATGGACGATTTCAAACCCTGTGGGATACATTCTCAAATACGTCACAAAGTCGTTCATGGATATAAAAAATCAAGCCAAAATTGACGAACTTCAAGCGTGGTACATTAAGCACCGTATTGTCCGCTTCACTACATCTCATACGCTCGTACCGCAATGGGTTTACAACAAAGTCTACCCTTTAGAGAACGATTGGCTTTATCTTACGGATTTAAAAATCAACTCCATGTGCGAATGGTCTGCGGAAGATGACTATTTTAAATTTGAAGACACAAACCTCGGTAAAACGCTTCTTTATGAAAAAGGACTCTATAAAATGTTTCAAGATGGTGAGCTAATCCGTGAATTCGGACAGTTAAAAGAAGAAAAAGTGCAAATTAGAACATTGACTTACAATAACGCAAAACCATGTTTAAAATCATCTCTTAAAAAAGAGATTCATATTCCTATTCCTGTACATAATTCTAAAAATTTACATGTAGGCGATATGATAAATGGCTCTTGCTATCCATATTTTAAAAGGTATCCATCACCTGTTCTCATGGACGATGACCAGCTCTTATACTATTTCTACTCTCTTAGCATAGATAAAACGGATTTTGCACACTACACACTTACAAAAAACGAATGCATCCAGCGTTTCCTTATCAAAGGTCAAATCGAATCTCTAAATCCAATAGAATTTTAGGAGCATACAAATGAAAAACTTCAAACACATTTACTCATTATCAGGCGGTCAAGATAGTACCGCTATGACGGTTAGAGCTTTAGAGTTAGGTTTACCTGTTGATTATATTATCTTCTGTGATACAGGTAATGAGTTTCCTGAAATGTATGATTATCTTTATGCTCTTGATACTTGGCTTTTAAAAAAATATGGTATTGGAATAACTCGATTACGTTCTAAAGATACTTTAGAAACACTTTGTTTTTCTCCTTTTACAAAAGGAAAACGTAAAGGAATTATTAGAGGTGTTCCTTATGCTTCTAGCATGTCCTTTTGTACTAGAGAACTTAAAAAAAATATTTCTCGAAACTTCGCTAAAAAAGTGGACGGTGCTTACATGTACTTAGGTTATGTTGCACGTGAACGTCATCGTATGCACGAAGCAACTGAGCAGTACATTTTTAATAAATACCCTTTGATTGATTGGGAGTGGAATGAAGATAATGTATCTGCATACCTAAAAGAGATGGGAATCTATAACTCTCTATATGATCATTTCACACGTACTGGTTGTATGTTCTGCCCTAAACAAACACTTGCTAGTTGGAAAGCACTTTATGCACACTTCCCACAGCAATACAAAATTGCTCAATCATGGGAGCATAAAGCAAAAGAATTAAACGCTCATATCAAAACATTTAGAAGTGATTACTCTTTAGATGACCTAGCTTTTCGTTTTGAACGTGAACTACAAAAAGAAAAAAATGATAAACAG harbors:
- the cas2 gene encoding CRISPR-associated endonuclease Cas2; its protein translation is MKKDTTNYNYVFLFYDIADEFSDVGKYRVAKVFKICKKYLKHHQKSIFRGNITPANQIKLQSELKKVIDKEIDFVTIIKMLTSGSFNEETLGNPKKESEGIFI
- a CDS encoding BrnT family toxin produces the protein MFEYDEAKSQANKEKHGIDFEEAQALWDNEYLVFKQVEINNEERFLLVGHIGELCYVAVFTMREDNIRIISVRRCRKNEKEIV
- the brnA gene encoding type II toxin-antitoxin system BrnA family antitoxin, whose product is MKKISAEEFDRKFDNGEDILPYIDLSSKMTKSEFEKKLLSIKKVNVDLPSWAIASLDKEAKRMGVTRQSIIKMWLIQKLDDLNLSRKSLKQVG
- a CDS encoding type II secretion system protein GspD; translated protein: MKKLLFLFMLCIQAFSIELAPTNFGLRDLTIQISQECNKNILVSQDIKNMSVDYFLIEDVSPEVLFETYKRVIESKGLFLNDYGSFYVVDEKAHVVPKEQDNSNIELTIKVIEINNEKLNQKGLDPTFLSNLNINVSSVDLKNFTVDKLFSAQFKDVLNALETQDYIKIVSEPYVIVSNNGKTTMNVGDSVSVKTSSYDSSTSTSVRNTYTQKDLGLTVSINPRILDNGLIALNVVLTQETLKKLDSDGLIQTSKKSINSAFNLKDGGSISLGGLTSAQDIKDINKIPVLGDIPLLEYLFKYESLNTKRSTLTFFIQVRVLK
- a CDS encoding zonular occludens toxin domain-containing protein, which codes for MIRVLIGGQGSGKSLTSIHFLFELVDSTIYGIDNNGKEFSKTVSVPRHTLYKRLISNVGGFKPALFKELSGNADIEIIHEDRYWHKDDLLVIFDKQMKEREKPESERTPTLFIYDECQFGLSTFSTAQANLEACEFISNFFSLQRHFGPCDCLLMTQSVDKIHSKYLGIDFELYIAPEYSLKADPANDIVFDLYDSEGKNIITGGRDKIKYKKQKTIKDKSGQEFNPFMLYVSGDGGRTPEVKKSYWKKYVYITFGLIAFALLGFVYTFYTLFQDINKPSSTSVQPTNEQNRTVEYDYSAPPLNAVKGARGNLQSYDENSTYNQYVKEPYQNIESQNLYRVFVMDNVYFIGTQILSLDEFKKMIDKQVFFVVSTQPVSKRSFYVNLLIHQSVINSFGLSRDFDTSDGKNRAKGTVTKTQN
- a CDS encoding rolling circle replication-associated protein; amino-acid sequence: MKYGLNSFDVENTQKKIDKQKDYQDNATFTTSNGTVKTLSDVSMSANISERYYAQLVNKVNTLQQAMTNLDLTPIFLTITLDGWFHSLFYGDYSDFSDGLLSKLPENDKYGYLRTKAMNQETFEVHDLYMVLRWQWDKFTSTRTFKNMRKDSKIGYLFATEPHESGVPHAHVLLYVPASYIFKLKEEFIKIFDAPMNITQDKKRLSPEQIKNGELNGFQWTISNPVGYILKYVTKSFMDIKNQAKIDELQAWYIKHRIVRFTTSHTLVPQWVYNKVYPLENDWLYLTDLKINSMCEWSAEDDYFKFEDTNLGKTLLYEKGLYKMFQDGELIREFGQLKEEKVQIRTLTYNNAKPCLKSSLKKEIHIPIPVHNSKNLHVGDMINGSCYPYFKRYPSPVLMDDDQLLYYFYSLSIDKTDFAHYTLTKNECIQRFLIKGQIESLNPIEF
- a CDS encoding phosphoadenosine phosphosulfate reductase family protein gives rise to the protein MKNFKHIYSLSGGQDSTAMTVRALELGLPVDYIIFCDTGNEFPEMYDYLYALDTWLLKKYGIGITRLRSKDTLETLCFSPFTKGKRKGIIRGVPYASSMSFCTRELKKNISRNFAKKVDGAYMYLGYVARERHRMHEATEQYIFNKYPLIDWEWNEDNVSAYLKEMGIYNSLYDHFTRTGCMFCPKQTLASWKALYAHFPQQYKIAQSWEHKAKELNAHIKTFRSDYSLDDLAFRFERELQKEKNDKQIKFSFDWNEENVSCFCK